One region of Azoarcus sp. CIB genomic DNA includes:
- the ftsA gene encoding cell division protein FtsA: MSKEYKDLIVGLDIGTAKVTCMVAEVRPDGRLNVVGVGTQPTSGLKRGVVVNIEATVDAISRVIQEVELMADCKIRDVYTGIAGSHIKSFNSNGMVAIKDKEVTPLDVERVIEVARAMPVPAEQQILHTLTQEFIIDGQGGVREPIGMSGVKLEVKVHIVTGAVSAAQNVIKCVRRCGLEVMDLILQPLASSYAVLTEDEKELGVCLVDIGGGTTDIAVFTHGAIRHTAVLPVAGDQITNDIAMALRTPTSEAEEIKIRHGVAMHTLADPEEMIEVPGVGDRPPRPLSRQRLADVIEPRVSELFELVQAELRRSGYEELLSSGIVLAGGSSVMLGMVELGEEVFHMPVRVGAPQYSGGLADVVCHPRYATAMGLVMEGHAQRRRGMLARDTRSVKQVFGRMKAWFEKNF; this comes from the coding sequence ATGAGCAAGGAATACAAGGACCTGATCGTCGGGCTGGACATCGGTACCGCCAAGGTCACGTGCATGGTCGCGGAGGTTCGTCCCGACGGGCGGCTCAACGTCGTGGGCGTCGGTACGCAGCCGACCAGCGGCCTGAAGCGCGGCGTGGTCGTGAACATCGAGGCCACCGTCGATGCGATCTCGCGCGTGATCCAGGAAGTCGAGCTGATGGCCGACTGCAAGATCCGCGACGTCTATACCGGGATCGCCGGCAGTCACATCAAGAGCTTCAACTCCAACGGCATGGTCGCGATCAAGGACAAGGAGGTCACCCCGCTCGACGTCGAGCGCGTGATCGAGGTCGCCCGTGCAATGCCGGTGCCCGCGGAACAGCAGATCCTGCACACGCTCACCCAGGAATTCATCATCGACGGGCAGGGCGGCGTGCGCGAGCCGATCGGCATGAGCGGCGTCAAGCTCGAGGTCAAGGTGCATATCGTCACCGGCGCCGTGTCGGCGGCCCAGAACGTCATCAAGTGCGTGCGCCGCTGCGGACTCGAGGTCATGGATCTCATCCTGCAGCCGCTCGCCTCGAGCTATGCGGTGCTGACCGAGGACGAGAAGGAACTGGGCGTGTGCCTCGTTGACATCGGCGGCGGCACGACCGACATCGCGGTCTTCACGCACGGCGCGATCCGCCACACGGCGGTGCTGCCGGTCGCGGGCGACCAGATCACCAACGACATCGCGATGGCACTGCGCACGCCGACCTCCGAAGCCGAGGAGATCAAGATCCGCCACGGCGTCGCGATGCACACGCTGGCCGATCCCGAGGAAATGATCGAGGTACCCGGCGTCGGCGACCGCCCGCCGCGTCCGCTGTCGCGCCAGCGTCTCGCCGACGTCATCGAGCCGCGCGTGTCCGAACTGTTCGAACTCGTGCAGGCCGAGCTGCGTCGCAGCGGCTACGAAGAGCTGCTCTCCTCGGGCATCGTGCTCGCCGGTGGCTCGTCCGTGATGCTCGGCATGGTCGAACTCGGCGAGGAAGTGTTCCACATGCCGGTGCGCGTGGGCGCACCGCAGTATTCGGGAGGCCTTGCGGATGTCGTGTGCCATCCGCGCTATGCCACAGCCATGGGCCTGGTCATGGAAGGCCATGCCCAGCGCCGCCGCGGCATGCTCGCGCGCGACACCCGGAGCGTGAAGCAGGTGTTCGGCCGCATGAAGGCGTGGTTCGAGAAGAATTTTTGA
- a CDS encoding D-alanine--D-alanine ligase produces the protein MRAKFGKVAVLLGGTSAERDVSLMSGGAVLAALRAAGVDAHGFDPAELDLHILKEQEYDRAFIALHGRGGEDGTVQGMLELLKIPYTGSGVMASALAMDKWRTKMVWAACGLPTPRYAILNADTDWDAVVADLGLPIFVKPVHEGSSMGATKVTEPGQLKAAWELAARFDDLVIAEEFISGAELTAPFLHDRALPLIRIEAPGGNYDYQNKYFTDDTRYLCPCGLPAAQEQALQALIMQSARVLGCRGWGRADLILTEDGRPYLLEMNTSPGMTGHSLVPMAARVAGMDFTQLCLSILEDARLG, from the coding sequence ATGCGTGCAAAATTCGGCAAGGTCGCGGTGCTGTTGGGCGGCACCTCGGCCGAGAGGGACGTCTCGCTGATGTCGGGCGGCGCCGTGCTCGCGGCGCTGCGTGCTGCGGGCGTGGACGCACACGGCTTCGACCCCGCCGAGCTCGACCTGCACATCCTCAAAGAGCAGGAGTACGACCGCGCCTTCATCGCGCTGCACGGCCGCGGCGGCGAGGACGGCACGGTGCAGGGCATGCTTGAACTGCTGAAGATCCCCTACACGGGCAGCGGCGTGATGGCGTCGGCGCTGGCGATGGACAAGTGGCGCACGAAGATGGTGTGGGCGGCTTGCGGCCTGCCGACCCCGCGCTACGCCATCCTGAACGCCGACACCGACTGGGATGCGGTCGTCGCCGATCTCGGCCTGCCGATCTTCGTCAAGCCGGTGCATGAAGGGTCCAGCATGGGGGCGACCAAGGTCACCGAGCCCGGCCAGCTGAAGGCCGCGTGGGAGCTCGCGGCCCGCTTCGACGATCTCGTGATCGCCGAGGAGTTCATCTCCGGTGCGGAACTGACCGCGCCCTTCCTGCATGACCGGGCACTGCCGCTGATCCGTATCGAAGCGCCCGGCGGCAACTACGACTACCAGAACAAATACTTCACCGACGATACGCGCTATCTGTGCCCCTGCGGGCTGCCCGCCGCGCAGGAGCAGGCGCTGCAGGCGTTGATCATGCAGAGCGCACGCGTGCTCGGTTGCCGCGGCTGGGGCCGCGCCGATCTGATCCTGACCGAGGACGGGCGTCCCTATCTGCTGGAAATGAACACCAGTCCTGGCATGACTGGCCACTCGCTCGTGCCGATGGCGGCGCGCGTGGCGGGCATGGACTTCACCCAGCTGTGTCTCTCGATCCTGGAGGATGCCCGCCTTGGCTGA
- the murD gene encoding UDP-N-acetylmuramoyl-L-alanine--D-glutamate ligase encodes MSAASDKLVLVLGLGESGLAMAQWCARQGARVRVADSRREPPGLSVLRASVPVAEIVLGEFSDSLLDGVARIALSPGVDARTPVLAEARRRGIAIVGEMTLLAEALAGQERSRTRILAITGTNGKTTTTALTAALCRAAGLDAVAAGNISPAALTVLMERMDRGAALPECWVLELSSFQLETTAGLNAEGATVLNVTDDHLDRHGDLERYAAIKAHIFDGGGAQVLNRQDARVMGMAQAGRRVVSFGTDVPTGPDDYGIVTDADGAAWLACGGQRLVPIAELPIAGAHNAANAMAALALARTIDLPYPALIEGLKAFRGLPHRVEPVARRTDGVVFYDDSKGTNVGATLAALEGLGRPVVLIAGGDGKGQDFSPLREAVARHARAVILIGRDAALIDAALAGSGVPTERAADMDAAVAHAATLAQRGDVVLLSPACASLDMFRNYAHRAEVFVAAVLRQPGVSAT; translated from the coding sequence ATGAGCGCCGCATCCGACAAGCTCGTGCTGGTTCTCGGGCTCGGCGAGTCCGGCCTGGCGATGGCACAATGGTGCGCACGGCAGGGCGCGCGCGTGCGCGTGGCCGACAGCCGCCGCGAGCCGCCGGGCCTCTCCGTGCTCAGGGCGAGCGTGCCGGTGGCCGAGATCGTCCTCGGCGAGTTCTCCGACAGCCTCCTCGACGGCGTTGCGCGCATTGCGCTCAGCCCGGGCGTCGACGCGCGCACCCCGGTGCTGGCCGAAGCGCGTCGCCGCGGCATCGCGATCGTCGGCGAGATGACGCTGCTTGCCGAAGCGCTCGCCGGGCAGGAGCGCTCCCGTACCCGAATCCTTGCGATCACGGGCACGAACGGCAAGACCACGACCACCGCGTTGACGGCGGCGCTGTGCCGTGCGGCCGGACTGGATGCCGTCGCCGCCGGCAACATCAGCCCGGCTGCGCTGACCGTGCTCATGGAGCGGATGGATCGCGGCGCAGCGCTCCCCGAATGCTGGGTGCTGGAGCTGTCGAGCTTCCAGCTCGAAACCACCGCCGGCCTGAATGCCGAAGGCGCGACGGTGCTGAACGTCACGGACGATCATCTCGACCGCCACGGCGACCTCGAGCGCTACGCGGCCATCAAGGCGCACATCTTCGACGGCGGTGGCGCGCAGGTGCTCAACCGCCAGGACGCGCGCGTGATGGGGATGGCGCAGGCCGGGCGGCGCGTCGTGTCCTTCGGTACCGACGTTCCGACGGGACCCGACGATTACGGCATTGTCACCGACGCGGACGGCGCCGCATGGCTCGCCTGCGGCGGCCAGCGCCTCGTGCCCATCGCCGAACTTCCTATCGCAGGTGCGCACAATGCGGCGAACGCGATGGCGGCACTGGCGCTCGCCCGCACGATCGACCTTCCCTATCCCGCGCTCATCGAGGGTCTGAAGGCCTTCCGCGGTCTGCCGCACCGGGTCGAGCCCGTTGCGCGGCGTACCGACGGCGTGGTGTTCTACGACGATTCCAAGGGCACCAATGTGGGCGCCACGCTGGCCGCGCTGGAAGGTCTGGGCCGGCCGGTCGTCCTGATCGCCGGCGGTGATGGGAAGGGGCAGGATTTTTCGCCCCTGCGCGAGGCCGTTGCGCGCCACGCCCGTGCCGTCATCCTCATCGGTCGCGATGCCGCACTCATCGATGCGGCGCTGGCGGGTTCGGGTGTGCCGACCGAGCGTGCGGCCGACATGGATGCGGCCGTTGCCCACGCTGCGACGCTCGCGCAACGGGGCGATGTCGTGCTGCTTTCGCCCGCCTGCGCGAGTCTCGACATGTTCCGCAACTATGCCCATCGCGCCGAGGTGTTCGTGGCGGCAGTGCTTCGTCAGCCGGGGGTGAGCGCGACATGA
- a CDS encoding cell division protein FtsQ/DivIB — protein MPALAEFRLRSPLAARGLSGTSRMPGRAHEREGVWHRPAVLNLFSDILMLFAAVAFGYAFVAWFLSRPLFPLREVVVLTPPAQVTTEQLEYVARSAIHGNFFSVDLETVRETFEKLPWVRRAEVRRRWPDVLELRLEEHQAAAYWTVSESGDSQLVNRQGEVFVAASNAELPSFSGPQGSAAYIQAKHREFGAMLEPLGRKLVGLALSAREAWELKLDDGMVIMLGRDQEKAPIGERLERFVSAWSQAKEKVGVQVAVADLRYPSGFALTPVGDFKAAKGKQ, from the coding sequence ATGCCCGCCTTGGCTGAATTCCGCCTGCGTTCTCCGCTTGCTGCGCGCGGGCTTTCCGGCACGAGCCGGATGCCCGGTCGCGCGCATGAGCGCGAGGGCGTGTGGCATCGGCCGGCCGTGCTTAACCTGTTCTCGGACATCCTGATGCTGTTCGCGGCGGTTGCGTTCGGCTACGCGTTCGTTGCGTGGTTCCTGTCGCGTCCCCTGTTTCCGCTGCGCGAGGTGGTCGTGTTGACGCCTCCCGCGCAGGTGACCACCGAACAGCTCGAATACGTGGCCCGCAGTGCGATCCACGGCAACTTCTTCTCGGTGGACCTCGAAACCGTGCGCGAGACCTTCGAGAAACTGCCCTGGGTCCGGCGCGCCGAAGTCCGCCGCCGCTGGCCCGACGTGCTGGAACTGCGCCTCGAAGAACACCAGGCCGCGGCCTACTGGACTGTGTCCGAAAGCGGCGATTCGCAGCTCGTCAACCGCCAGGGCGAGGTCTTCGTCGCGGCGAGCAACGCCGAACTGCCGTCCTTCTCCGGGCCGCAGGGGTCGGCTGCCTATATCCAGGCGAAGCACCGCGAATTCGGCGCGATGCTCGAGCCGCTCGGCCGCAAGCTCGTCGGTCTCGCGCTCTCTGCGCGCGAGGCGTGGGAGCTCAAGCTCGACGACGGCATGGTGATCATGCTCGGCCGTGACCAGGAAAAGGCGCCGATCGGCGAGCGCCTGGAGCGCTTCGTGAGCGCCTGGTCGCAGGCGAAGGAAAAGGTTGGTGTGCAAGTGGCGGTAGCGGATCTCCGCTACCCGAGCGGATTCGCCCTCACCCCGGTGGGGGACTTCAAGGCAGCGAAAGGCAAGCAATGA
- a CDS encoding DciA family protein, which produces MTQLIQRFLGTGDALARLKDHAARLMRLQNLLQQHLPPALASACSVANLKGDTLVLLANGGAAAARLKQIAPSLAQELAAAGLQIKAVQVKVKVLETREERRPPPQRTISEGGSRSIEDFSATLPADSPLRESLERLVRRSRRD; this is translated from the coding sequence ATGACCCAGCTCATCCAGCGCTTCCTGGGCACCGGCGACGCTCTCGCACGCCTGAAGGACCACGCAGCGCGCCTGATGCGCCTGCAGAACCTGCTCCAGCAGCACCTTCCGCCCGCGCTCGCGTCGGCCTGTTCGGTCGCCAACCTGAAGGGCGACACGCTGGTGCTGCTCGCCAACGGCGGCGCCGCCGCCGCACGCCTGAAGCAGATTGCACCGTCGCTGGCCCAGGAGCTTGCCGCCGCGGGCCTGCAGATCAAGGCCGTGCAGGTGAAGGTGAAGGTGCTCGAGACGCGCGAGGAACGACGCCCTCCGCCGCAGCGCACGATCTCGGAAGGCGGCAGCCGCAGTATCGAGGATTTCTCTGCCACGCTGCCGGCGGATTCGCCGCTGCGCGAATCGCTGGAACGCCTGGTCCGGCGCAGTCGTCGCGACTGA
- the ftsZ gene encoding cell division protein FtsZ — MFEIVEKEQTGTIIKVIGVGGAGGNAVDHMIREGVQGVEFIVANTDAQALHRCLAPNKIQLGNSGLGAGSKPEAGRAAAQDSREAIAAALDGAHMCFITGGMGGGTGTGAAPVVAEIAKEMGILTVAVVTKPFDFENRLRVAESGVEELTRYVDSLIIVLNDKLLEVYGDDAGFEDCFRSADNVLRSAVGGIAEIINVPGLVNVDFQDVRTAMGEMGRAMMGSAEASGMDRARIAAEQAAVSPLLEGTELSGARCVLINITASRSLKMSEVRDAVKTVQAFAAPEAFVKYGTVFDESMEDCVRVTVVATGLGVPRAARQPVMQVVQGTGTYGPSVGGIDLTNLDVPAVIRTNRRTTVEAMSANGMGTYDIPAFLRKQAD, encoded by the coding sequence ATGTTTGAAATCGTTGAGAAGGAGCAGACCGGCACGATCATCAAGGTGATCGGTGTCGGCGGCGCCGGCGGCAATGCCGTCGATCACATGATCCGGGAAGGGGTGCAGGGCGTCGAATTCATCGTCGCCAACACCGATGCGCAGGCGCTCCATCGCTGCCTCGCCCCGAACAAGATCCAGCTGGGCAACTCGGGCCTGGGCGCCGGCTCGAAGCCCGAAGCCGGCCGTGCCGCGGCGCAGGATTCGCGCGAAGCGATCGCTGCGGCGCTCGACGGCGCCCACATGTGCTTCATCACCGGCGGCATGGGCGGCGGCACCGGCACCGGCGCGGCGCCGGTCGTGGCCGAGATCGCCAAGGAGATGGGCATCCTGACCGTCGCGGTCGTGACCAAGCCCTTCGACTTCGAGAACCGCCTGCGCGTCGCGGAAAGCGGCGTCGAGGAGCTGACCCGCTACGTCGACTCGCTGATCATCGTCCTCAACGACAAGCTGCTCGAAGTGTACGGCGACGACGCCGGCTTCGAGGACTGCTTCCGCTCCGCCGACAACGTGCTGCGCAGCGCCGTTGGCGGCATCGCCGAGATCATCAATGTGCCGGGCCTGGTGAACGTCGACTTCCAGGACGTGCGCACCGCAATGGGCGAGATGGGCCGCGCGATGATGGGTTCGGCCGAAGCCTCCGGCATGGACCGCGCACGCATCGCCGCCGAGCAGGCCGCCGTGAGCCCGCTGCTCGAGGGTACCGAACTGTCCGGCGCACGCTGCGTGCTGATCAACATCACGGCCAGCCGCTCGCTGAAGATGTCCGAAGTGCGTGACGCCGTGAAGACCGTCCAGGCCTTCGCCGCGCCCGAAGCCTTCGTCAAGTACGGTACGGTGTTCGACGAATCGATGGAAGACTGCGTCCGCGTCACCGTCGTCGCGACCGGCCTCGGCGTGCCGCGCGCTGCGCGCCAGCCGGTGATGCAAGTAGTGCAGGGCACCGGAACGTACGGCCCTTCGGTCGGCGGCATCGACCTGACCAACCTGGACGTTCCGGCGGTCATTCGCACCAACCGTCGCACGACGGTCGAGGCGATGAGCGCCAACGGCATGGGCACGTACGACATCCCGGCCTTCCTGCGCAAGCAGGCCGACTGA
- the murC gene encoding UDP-N-acetylmuramate--L-alanine ligase, with product MKHKVKRIHFVGIGGAGMSGIAEVLVNLGYTVSGSDLGENAATRRLRALGARVVSGHAAENVAQADAVVISTAVRNDNPEVTAARARHIPVVPRAQMLAELMRLKQGIAIAGTHGKTTTTSLVASILAEGGLDPTFVIGGKLNAAGANARLGKGDFLVAEADESDASFLLLTPVISVVTNIDADHMDTYGHDFARLKQAFVDFLQHLPFYGVAVLCEDDPHVRSIMPLVSKQIVRYGLSETANIRAENIRAEGGRMLFDAVRVNGTISRLPIELNLPGLHNVLNALAAIAVATEAQVPDEAIIKALSEFKGVGRRFQRYGEIPLRGEDGSERGSFTLVDDYGHHPVEMAATLAAARGAFPGRRLVLAFQPHRYTRTRDCFEDFVKVLSTVDALLLAEVYAAGEAPVVAADGRSLARAIRVSGKVEPVFVEDIGDMPATILSAVRDGDVVITMGAGSIGAVPGKLANNEEVA from the coding sequence ATGAAGCACAAAGTCAAACGCATCCATTTCGTCGGTATCGGCGGTGCCGGCATGAGCGGCATCGCCGAGGTGCTGGTCAACCTCGGCTACACGGTCAGCGGCTCGGATCTCGGCGAGAATGCAGCGACGCGCCGCCTGCGCGCACTTGGCGCGCGTGTCGTCTCCGGCCACGCGGCCGAAAACGTCGCCCAAGCCGATGCCGTCGTGATCTCCACCGCGGTGCGCAACGATAATCCCGAAGTCACGGCCGCGCGCGCACGACACATCCCGGTGGTGCCTCGTGCCCAGATGCTCGCCGAGCTGATGCGCCTCAAGCAGGGCATCGCGATCGCGGGCACCCACGGCAAGACCACGACGACCTCGCTCGTCGCGAGCATCCTCGCGGAGGGCGGCCTGGATCCCACCTTCGTGATCGGTGGCAAGCTCAACGCAGCGGGCGCGAACGCGCGGCTCGGCAAGGGCGATTTCCTTGTCGCCGAGGCGGACGAGTCCGACGCATCCTTCCTGCTGCTCACGCCGGTGATCTCGGTCGTCACGAACATCGACGCCGATCACATGGACACCTACGGGCACGATTTCGCCCGCCTCAAGCAGGCCTTCGTCGATTTCCTGCAGCACCTGCCGTTCTACGGCGTCGCGGTACTGTGCGAGGACGACCCGCACGTGCGTTCGATCATGCCGCTGGTGTCGAAGCAGATCGTCCGCTACGGCCTGTCGGAGACCGCGAACATCCGCGCCGAGAACATCCGTGCCGAAGGCGGCCGCATGCTGTTCGACGCCGTCCGCGTGAACGGCACGATCAGCCGCCTGCCGATCGAACTGAACCTGCCGGGCCTGCACAACGTGCTCAACGCGCTCGCCGCGATCGCCGTGGCCACCGAGGCGCAGGTGCCGGACGAGGCGATCATCAAGGCGCTCTCCGAGTTCAAGGGGGTCGGGCGGAGATTCCAGCGCTACGGCGAGATTCCTCTGCGCGGCGAGGATGGCAGCGAGCGCGGCAGCTTTACGCTGGTCGACGATTACGGCCACCACCCGGTCGAGATGGCAGCGACGCTGGCCGCCGCGCGCGGCGCATTCCCCGGCCGCCGCCTCGTCCTCGCCTTCCAGCCGCACCGCTATACGCGCACGCGCGACTGCTTCGAGGACTTCGTCAAGGTGTTGTCGACCGTCGACGCCCTGCTGTTGGCCGAGGTGTATGCCGCCGGCGAAGCGCCGGTCGTCGCGGCGGACGGGCGTTCGCTGGCGCGCGCGATCCGCGTGTCGGGCAAGGTCGAGCCGGTCTTCGTCGAGGATATCGGCGACATGCCTGCGACGATCCTCTCGGCGGTGCGCGACGGCGACGTGGTGATCACGATGGGGGCGGGCTCGATCGGCGCCGTGCCCGGAAAACTGGCGAACAACGAGGAAGTGGCGTGA
- the ftsW gene encoding putative lipid II flippase FtsW — MKFVTALSGLIASRNTGGIGSDTSRAVNRLMRPQTPARDLDPLLIWSAAALLLIGLVMVYSSSIAIAEGSKFTGYQPYYFVIRHAIFLSIGVVAGLMAFQVTMRQWQQFAPLLFLAGLALLVVVLIPGVGREVNGAQRWLPLGPVNLQPSELMKLFAALYAADYTVRKLPDMGSFRRGFLPMAITIVLVGFLLLREPDFGAFVVVAAIAFGVLFLGGINVRVFVLLAIVAVIGLALLVWLSPYRRDRLFGFMDPWQDAFGKGYQLSHALIAFGRGEWFGVGLGASVEKLFYLPEAHTDFLLAVIAEELGFVGVLTIVVLFAILVHRAMMIGREAIKLERYFSGLVAMGIGLWIGVQSFINMGVNTGLLPTKGLTLPLMSFGGSGIVANCLALAILLRVDWENRQVMRGRS; from the coding sequence ATGAAATTCGTGACGGCCCTCAGCGGCTTGATCGCCTCGCGCAACACCGGCGGCATCGGTTCGGACACGAGCCGCGCGGTCAATCGCCTGATGCGCCCTCAGACACCCGCTCGCGACCTCGATCCGCTGCTGATCTGGTCCGCGGCCGCGCTGCTGCTGATCGGTCTCGTGATGGTCTATTCCTCGTCCATCGCGATCGCCGAAGGTAGCAAGTTCACCGGTTACCAGCCGTACTACTTCGTGATCCGCCACGCGATCTTCCTCTCGATCGGCGTGGTCGCTGGTCTGATGGCCTTCCAGGTGACGATGCGCCAGTGGCAGCAGTTTGCGCCGCTGCTGTTCCTGGCCGGCCTCGCATTGTTGGTCGTCGTGCTGATCCCCGGCGTCGGCCGGGAAGTCAACGGTGCGCAGCGCTGGCTGCCGCTCGGTCCGGTCAATCTGCAACCGTCCGAGCTGATGAAGCTCTTCGCCGCGCTGTATGCCGCGGATTACACGGTGCGCAAGCTCCCAGACATGGGCAGCTTCCGGCGCGGCTTCCTGCCGATGGCGATCACCATCGTTCTCGTCGGCTTCCTGCTGCTGCGCGAGCCGGACTTCGGCGCCTTCGTCGTCGTCGCCGCGATCGCCTTCGGGGTGCTGTTCCTCGGCGGCATCAACGTGCGCGTCTTCGTCCTCCTCGCAATCGTCGCGGTGATCGGCCTCGCGCTGCTGGTCTGGCTCTCGCCCTACCGCCGCGACCGCCTGTTCGGCTTCATGGACCCGTGGCAGGACGCCTTCGGCAAGGGTTACCAGTTGTCGCACGCGCTGATCGCATTCGGCCGCGGCGAGTGGTTCGGCGTCGGCCTCGGCGCGAGTGTCGAAAAGCTCTTCTACCTGCCCGAAGCGCACACCGACTTCCTGCTTGCGGTGATCGCCGAGGAACTCGGTTTCGTCGGCGTGCTGACCATCGTCGTCCTGTTCGCGATCCTCGTGCATCGCGCGATGATGATCGGACGCGAGGCGATCAAGCTCGAACGTTACTTCTCGGGCCTGGTGGCGATGGGCATCGGTCTGTGGATCGGCGTGCAGTCCTTCATCAACATGGGCGTGAATACGGGCCTCCTGCCCACCAAGGGGCTCACGCTTCCCCTGATGAGCTTCGGCGGCTCGGGCATCGTCGCGAACTGTCTCGCGCTCGCGATACTGCTGCGCGTTGACTGGGAGAATCGGCAAGTGATGCGGGGGCGCTCATGA
- the murG gene encoding undecaprenyldiphospho-muramoylpentapeptide beta-N-acetylglucosaminyltransferase, translating into MKTLLVMAGGTGGHIFPGIAVAEVLRARGWRIVWMGNPDGMEARLVPERGYETAWVRFTALRGKGILRKLLLPLNLLRGFWQALRELGRIRPDVVLGMGGYVTFPGGMMAALTGRPLALHEQNSVAGLANRVLAGVADRVLAGFPKVLKKAAWVGNPVRADIAAVPAPAERFAGRSGALRVLVVGGSLGAAVLNETVPQALARMKPTERPLVTHQAGTKQLDALRNAYAAAGVEGELLPFIDDMATKYAEADLVICRAGALTVAELAAAGAASLLVPFPHAVDDHQTGNARFLADQGAAYLLPQTELNAERLAGILASLDRTRLLDMATKARALAKPHAAEAVAKVCEDLAAGRKQ; encoded by the coding sequence ATGAAGACGCTCCTCGTGATGGCCGGTGGCACGGGCGGTCACATCTTCCCCGGCATCGCCGTGGCGGAAGTCCTGCGCGCGCGCGGCTGGCGCATCGTGTGGATGGGCAACCCCGACGGCATGGAGGCGCGCCTCGTCCCCGAGCGTGGCTACGAAACCGCATGGGTGCGCTTCACCGCGCTGCGCGGCAAGGGCATCCTGCGCAAGCTGCTGTTGCCGCTGAACCTGCTGCGCGGATTCTGGCAGGCCTTGCGTGAGCTGGGACGCATCCGGCCCGACGTCGTGCTCGGCATGGGGGGCTACGTGACCTTTCCTGGCGGCATGATGGCCGCGCTTACGGGCCGTCCGTTGGCGCTGCACGAACAGAACTCTGTTGCCGGGCTCGCGAACCGCGTGCTCGCCGGCGTCGCAGACCGGGTCCTGGCCGGCTTCCCGAAGGTGCTGAAGAAGGCCGCCTGGGTCGGCAACCCGGTGCGTGCCGACATTGCGGCCGTCCCGGCACCCGCCGAGCGCTTTGCCGGCCGGAGCGGCGCCCTCAGGGTGCTTGTGGTCGGCGGCAGTCTGGGCGCAGCGGTGCTCAACGAAACGGTGCCGCAGGCGCTCGCACGCATGAAGCCGACCGAGCGCCCGCTCGTCACGCACCAGGCCGGCACGAAGCAGCTCGACGCGCTGCGCAACGCTTACGCCGCTGCGGGCGTCGAAGGCGAGTTGCTGCCATTCATCGACGACATGGCGACGAAATACGCCGAAGCCGATCTCGTCATCTGCCGTGCGGGTGCGCTGACCGTCGCGGAGCTGGCGGCGGCGGGCGCCGCGAGCCTGCTGGTGCCCTTCCCGCACGCGGTAGACGATCACCAGACCGGCAACGCGCGATTCCTCGCCGATCAGGGAGCGGCATACCTGCTCCCGCAAACCGAACTCAACGCCGAGCGGCTGGCGGGCATTCTGGCGAGCCTCGATCGCACGCGCCTGCTCGACATGGCCACGAAGGCTCGCGCGCTGGCAAAGCCGCATGCCGCCGAGGCGGTCGCGAAGGTCTGCGAAGACCTCGCGGCAGGGAGAAAGCAATGA
- the lpxC gene encoding UDP-3-O-acyl-N-acetylglucosamine deacetylase yields MIRQRTLKSLIKATGVGLHGGRKVQLVLRPAAPDTGIVFHRVDLDPVVDFPADPYSVCDTRMCSGLERDGAKVGTVEHLMSALAGLGIDNVHVDVDAPEIPILDGSAGPFVFLLQSAGIEEQQAPKRFLRVKKAVEYREDDKWVRLEPYDGFRLDFSIVFNHPAIDKTSTQVSIDFAEHSYVRDVARARTFGFMQDVEFMRSNGLALGGSLDNAIVMDEYRVLNTEGLRYVDEFVKHKVLDAIGDLYLCGHPLLARYSAHKAGHALNNQVLRVLLEDSSAWEIVTFEQDAATPAAVSHQFELSLA; encoded by the coding sequence ATGATCAGGCAGCGCACCCTCAAATCGCTCATCAAGGCCACCGGCGTCGGTCTGCACGGCGGACGCAAGGTCCAGCTGGTGCTGCGTCCGGCTGCGCCCGATACGGGCATCGTCTTTCACCGCGTCGATCTCGATCCGGTCGTGGACTTCCCGGCCGACCCCTATTCCGTGTGCGACACGCGCATGTGCTCGGGCCTCGAGCGCGACGGCGCCAAGGTCGGCACCGTCGAGCACCTGATGTCGGCCCTTGCCGGTCTCGGCATCGACAATGTGCACGTTGACGTCGATGCACCGGAAATTCCCATTCTCGATGGCAGTGCGGGTCCCTTCGTGTTCCTGCTGCAATCGGCGGGTATCGAGGAACAGCAGGCACCCAAGCGCTTCCTGCGCGTGAAGAAGGCCGTCGAGTACCGCGAGGACGACAAATGGGTGCGCCTCGAACCTTATGACGGCTTCAGGCTGGATTTCTCCATCGTGTTCAACCACCCGGCGATCGACAAGACCTCGACGCAGGTGAGCATCGATTTCGCCGAACACTCCTACGTTCGCGACGTCGCCCGTGCGCGCACCTTCGGCTTCATGCAGGACGTCGAGTTCATGCGCTCCAACGGTTTGGCGCTGGGCGGCAGCCTGGACAACGCGATCGTGATGGACGAATACCGCGTGCTCAATACGGAAGGCCTGCGCTACGTGGACGAGTTCGTCAAGCACAAGGTCCTGGATGCGATCGGCGACCTCTACCTGTGCGGCCATCCGCTTCTCGCCCGCTATTCCGCGCACAAGGCCGGCCATGCGCTGAACAACCAGGTGCTGCGCGTGCTGCTGGAAGACAGTAGCGCCTGGGAGATCGTGACGTTCGAGCAGGACGCCGCGACCCCGGCGGCGGTCAGCCACCAGTTCGAACTCTCCCTCGCCTGA